The window TAAGTGAGTATCCATTTCTTACCAGGTCATACAAGTCCTGCATGACGTTTGACTTGTATATTTAAATGCTGTAATTAATAATGCAAGGTAACGCATCACACTTTATATGTAcggtcatttaaatttttttcaattttagtgACTCATTGTATGTATTCTCAAAATTAAATCCTGTCTGACAAACTTTACAGTTGAGGATATCAAGTCATAggtactataattttttaaaagtcacccaACTGTTAAGGACCAACCCCTGATTCAATTCTGGCTATTTTGGCTACTGAGTGACTTTAAACTCATAGCACTACgatattgtattcatttttttttagattgtattcacatatttttatatgactCCAAAACACACATTGCAAAAAAGACCAACtattataaaatttaacatatacccatttgcttattttctgtccATATGTACCCTGGATGATTTAATTTCCCATTATCTGCATTTCAGTGTTAGTATGCCTTTCAGAACCACAAATGAGTGAAGCAAACCTTGCAGAGCCTAGTATTCTAATGTCCTGCTACCTTAAAATCGGTTCCTGTAGGCTATCTTTAAGTTCTTCCTTTTGTAGTTGGCTTTTCCTATTTAAATCATGTCCCATTGGTACAGTTGCATCAATGCTAAGTTATCAACCTTGAGTTGTGACTGGGCTCTTAACCATCAATGTCAATGCTCAAGACGTTGTTGGGATTATTTTAGATGTGGAAGCCTGGCCAAGCTGACAGCATTCAATTACCACTTTCTCCTGTTGCTCcagtgctttccagagcagcttaCTGCCATAGATGTTCCTGACAGCAGAAACAGCTCCTTCTTAAATCTAAATCATAATGTCATGTTATTCATGGTCTGCAAAATGCTCCCAAAACCTTGATAATTTTTCCAGTGTCACTGTAGGGACATCAGGGATCTATTTATCTCCTTTTCTTGAATAAAAGCtacagtttttcatttccttttgaatgCAATCCATTCCTTAACAACCAGGAGCAAACCTGCTACTCCCCTGCTCTTGAGCAACACACACTCTCACCTGCTTTCCCATTTATGACTCTGATTGAGGCTACTTGCTCCTTTGAGGAGAACTCAAGTCAATTGGAGAGCAAATTCAGATActattttataacttaaaaaaaaataataaaataatttctcaaagtCATATAGTGGTTTAGAACTTGCAGGTGTCTATTCAGACTTTGTCTTCATAACTTCTCTTCTTATTGATGAGGAAATAAACTCAGAGGTAAATGACCTGCCCCTGTTACACAGATCCTACATCAAGGTACAGTCCTGCCTTGGGTTCATTCTTCTCGCCGCAAACAAGAAGGCTTTCTTACCTATTTCATTATTAAGTCATAGGGGTAGgatttgaaatgaataaatatttcattcagaTGAAAGTCATGCAGACATTTTGTAACAATTGTTTGGAATAATGTAATAAAcattggaagatctttccattgtATTTGAATCCCTTGAAAAAGTGGACCTCATTCTCAACCCAGAAAACTGAACTTTATGAACCCTATATTCTTGGCTAAAATGCCAGCTTTATCAGAGTCTAAAGGTACAGCTACAATGGTATTTGAGATTCAGATGTCTAGCCACTACTATTTAGTCATGTCCCTTGAATCAAATTCCATCCCCAAAATGAAAATCCTGGGGTTTCTTCAACAGCTGTATTCTATATTCTGTAGCACTCAGCAGGTTAGTTTAGGTAAATTTTCATTAAATACCATCTTTCCACTGGGAGAAAATAATAGACCAATACCTACTCTACatagttgttttatttaaaagtagggATTTATAAGAAGGATTTTTGTAAATTTGTTTATCTATGTTCATTCAAAAAAGCTAaactcaaaatttcatttttattctaagtATGCTCACCTATAgttatgtttgtatatatgttatatgAGGAGCACACTGACAATTTTGAGAGTAACTTGTAAGCTCCTGGTAAACTGCATGGACTCTCACATTCTTGAATGACTGATGGTAGAAATCACCAGCTACTTTTTGTGGATATGCATTTATGTTTCTAATGGGAGGAACAGGCACTTTTGTTACACTGTGGttgttttataaagttttaaaggCAGCAGAATTGCAGGTCACCAAACACTGAGAAAATTTGGAAGAGAATCAAAGCAGTACCTTCTTATAGGAGACCACATCACCTATGGTCATCTGTGCTGTAGGTGAGCAGAGACCATGCAAATGGTAATCactcattttcactttcttttgatGTAATAACATTTCATTTTCAGTAAAATCTCACATaagttaatatttcatttttgcccatttttctgagTGAATCATCTACTGAATTACTTTGATAGGAAATTTAAACATTGCAATTCATGTTCCTCTGACCTTCTGAATTGAAGatattggaaataaataaatattctttggaTGATGATTAGGGACAATGATGATTATGCAAACAggttattttgtgtatttattgtgCATTTTCACCTGACCAGACTTTCTGAAGTTTTGGATAGCTTGGAagtttgaggatttttttttttttttctagaagccTACTTTCTTGTCAcccttaattttgtttaaaatctttATGATGTTCCCTACCCCTATCAAATTCAGTGTCTTCATTCTGTTCTCTTTCAATTATGCTAAATGAtttactaacaacaacaacaaatatatatatatatatatatatttatatatatatatttatatatatatatatatatatatatatatatatttaagggcTGACCAATGTGTGAATTGTTAAAGTTCAGtgtatgaattttaataaatggatAATGTGATGCTTATAATTGATTTCTTAAAGGTGTTTTACTTACATTTGGTTATTTTGTAATATAGACACTGAATAAATATCTGCAGATAAATGAGGTTTTCCTGCCCATCTGTTGCTGTCCTCAATCTGCTGTGCACTGTCAAAGCACCAACTACTGTGATTTGTTTACTCTGACAGGTCagtaattttaatcttaaaatcgGCAGGAATGTTTCTTCACAGAGAGATAGGAATACTGGGGTTCTGGTCTCTGGATGACCCTTCCTAGTAGGAAAGATTTCTGTATTATCTgagattataaaaggaaatttagtGCTATGTGAACCTATCAAAAACTATGGTACCTAATAAATGGGTCTGAACCCAAAGTGCTTCACCTCTGTCTCTACTAACTTTCACAGTGTGTTGGTTTCTCTGTGAATATCACAAATGTTGTGTCCATCTGAACAAATCATTGAAAATCTTCACAGCATCCACATGAAGATGGTCCAATTTCTTGGGTATTGTCAATGGGGCTGTTTGGTGTTTCGTTTTGGCGATTCTGTTTGTCTTCCTCTTAGAGTATTAGCTAATTTCCTGAATTTAGAGACTAGGATATGCATTTATCTCTTCTTCTGTTCTTAGAGATAACATCCCACATAATTCAGCCTTGAAATCAATACAAATATTGAATACCATTAACATGCTGCAGAAGGTATAAAGTGAAAGTATATTGcagcaaatttgaaaatttttctgtttgtgatcatgaaaaatattttgctgtgaaaaataaaaggaaagtaatgTATCACTTTGTGAAtggaattttttcttcattgatttttttttcattttggaaaaataaaatttaaaaccatattTTGGTCCTGATTCTTCATGTTTCTCTCTTGTGTatcatgaattaaaataaaatgtctctaTGAAAAAGTATCAGTCTTGATTCCAAAGGTAGTATACAATGTTTCAGCTCTGCTTGAAGTTTGTAGGAAACAAATTCAGTGAACAGGAGGACCTACAATTCTGATCTAACTTTTTGGAAAGAAATGTCAGTGAGCATTTGGCTTTGAAAGATGGGTGGGAGTGAAGGTGCAATCTTGTGTTGATGGCTCCTGTTACACCTGAAGGTTAACACTACTTCTTGTTGTTTCTGGAAAAGAAGATCCGAATTAAAGTCAAAGGATGGCCTTTGGCACTGCAATTCTGTCAATCAAATTCCcaatgaaaggaaaaatgtcCTGGTCCACTCATAAGAGAATGAGAGTCAGAAGTGATTGGAGGCATTTCTATAAGTTCTTTTCCTCTATTTGTGACCCCTTCCTAGACATCTCTATGTTCCATAGTCCCCAGTTTTAGAGAATGCTAAGTATGTCGATTCATGTAGGTAGGTTGGGAATTGAAATGGACAGTTCTCACATGGCTACAGGTAGATCTGAAGCCTAGAAGTCACAAGGTCTGTAGGTTCTACTGTCCTATGCTCAGATGAAGAGGGTAAGAGGGCTTATTCTAATAGTATGAACAAAAGATTAGTTAAGTATGGAACATCTGTGGTTTTTCTCAAGGTGTAGTAGTTGGAGCTTTAAGcctgggaagaaaatgaaagcacaTTGATTTCAAGAGGAGCTTTCAGACTGGTTGCATTGGGTGGAATCATGGCTCTGGGTTGCATTCAGAGTTGTCGTGCTTGAGCTTTTAagaggtcttttaaaaatatgaagtcatAGGACAATGAGGGTGTCAGGATTGGAAAACTCCAAAAAGAGCATGAAATTCTGTTTGGAAATCAGAAGATAAGTTTAATGtctctcttttatctcttttaaCAGAtaatattttgtaagaaaatggcTACTTCAAACCACTCTTCGGTGACTGATTTTATACTGGAAGGGTTAACAAAACGCCCGGACCTTCAATTGCCcctcttcctcctgtttcttGGAATATATGTGGTCACAGTGGTGGGGAACCTGGGCATGATTCTCTTAATTGCTGTCAGTTCTCAACTTCACTCCCCAATGTATTACTTTCTCAGTCATTTGTCCTTCATTGATCTCTCCTACTCCTCTGTCATTACCCCTAAGATGCTGGTGAATTTCGTGTCAGAGAAGAACATCATCTCCTTTCCAGAGTGCATGACTCAGCTTTATGTCTTCCTATCTTTGGCCATTGCAGAAGGCTACCTCCTCACAGCCATGGCGTATGACCGTTACGTTGCTATCTGTAGCCCACTGCTTTACAACGTTGTCATGTCCCACAGGGTCTGCTCCATCATGATGGCTGTGGTATACTCCCTGGGTTTGTTTGGGGCCACGGTCCATACTTCCCGGATGTCACTGCTGTCCTTCTGTGGGTCTCACACTGTCAGCCATTACTTTTGTGACATTCTGCCATTGTTGACTCTATCTTGCTCCAGCACCCGTGTCAATAAAATACTGCTGTTTATTATTGGAGGAGTTAATACCTTAGCTCCTACACTGGCCATTCTCATCTCTTACGCTTTCATCCTCTCTAGCATCCTCCACATTCGCTCCACCGAGGGGCGGTCCAAAGCCTTCGGCACCTGTAGCTCCCACCTCATGGCTGTGGGCATCTTTTTTGGGTCTATAACATTCATGTATTTCAAGCCTCCTTCCAGCAACACTATGGACCAGGAGAAGGTGTCCTCTGTGTTCTACACCACGGTGATTCCCATGCTGAACCCCctgatctacagcctgaggaacaaggatgtgaagaacGCACTGAGAAGGGTGGTTGTGGGGAGACAGTCATCCTGATGAAGGGGTTCTTATAGGGACCAGAACTGAACCAGATGAAATGATGTGAGGGACTTTTgacattttttctgtctttcaaagagaaattattattatttacaaaataagaatgaTGGAGACGTTTTGGAAATTATTGAGCAATTCAGTTTTCTGATTATGTTTCAGAGAAACAGGAGTTgacagaaagaggaaagacaaaCATTCGAATTTTATGATTGTGGAAACAATATTGTTCTCTTCTGTTGGAAACTAGGAATGATGTTGTTGCATGGAAGGAGATTCTGAGTGTTGGGAGAAAATTATTAATGAGTGAATGTATGTGCAAATTcagttaataatttattttctgtggaaTTCAAAACATTACGTTCTATATGGTGTTTTATCCAGCATGAAGAGTCATTGTACAGAAGTATCTGGCTTCATTGTCTTGGGGAAATAGCCTTAATTAATCATgtcatgtcttttaaaaaagattaaatttaattgtactatatatatattttttcagttagAAACCCTTTGATACAATTGTTAAACTGCAGACTATagatttaagttaaaaattttataagactGTAAGACACCAGTTGAGTTGatcaattgaaaaatatattcttcCTTGTAAGTAAGTGAAACATATATTTTGGTGGTTAGTTTCAGTTTCCAGATAAGTATGACTACAGatgaccttttcatttttactgcTCTATCCTCTTCTTGACTCTAACAATTCCATACTGTAACCATGTGTGTGGGGAATGAGACCTTTTTCTGCCTCCAGTCTTAGGTTGTCCGTCTCTTGACCTGCACATGGCTTAAACCTAtgtgtcgcgtcccctctgcccgcagagagagacacggcaaacgtctgaagctttggaagtttattgtgcacagtttctttcctacgcttctcttacccctagcttctgcgcactctcagcttcccttttcccagctccttccactcccgcgtactccctccttccagctccgctcccgctgctgccgcggccgccgtcgccgccgtcaCCGCCGCCAGTTCTTCCGCtccttccgtcccttcctcagcttcttccccctactctcccacccaccaggcttatatacacttcagtcaatcaggggagagtacacgagataaacgcggacagctgcaggcacaggatgggtgcacgaggggggggcatgctctagtcacatcgttaactagccaattattggaattcgctggttgtttactgtatagctggccgcctctggctcagcgtcaggcgccatcttgaccacgcccaaggctggggttcccgggaacccccacaccTATGTATGTGGAATGAATAGAAGCTCTTCCATGTAGATAGCCAATGATGAATCATTGTCTTGGACTCATTAGTTTCCTAACTAATTTGTCATAAAAATGTCTAACAATGTAGTGGCTCCAAATAACAGATATTTGCTCTCCTCCAATTCTAGAGGTCAGAAAAAAATAGTGTTAATGGGCCCAAGTCAAGGTTTCAACTGGGTCTCACtgcgttatggtttagatatgaggtgtctcctcaaaactcacatgttaggcaatgcAATCGTTTTCAGAAGGGAAATTGTTGAGTTATGAGAATCTTACCATAATCAGAGGATTTGGCCACTGATTGGAATTAATGAGGTAGTACTATAGGCTGAtaggttgtgactggaggagacagATCACTGGAGCCTGCCTCTGGGATTTATAtattgtccctggtgagcagagctctctatctctgtttcctgattgccatgCTGCTTTGCTCTGCCAAGccctgctgccatgatgttctgcctcaccttgggcagagctatggagtcagccatctatggactgagaactctgaaactgtgcaccaaaataaacttttcctcctctacattgttctttctggtcttttgatcacagtaatgaaaaagctgacaaGCACATGGAGGCTCCAGGGAGCATCCGTTCTTTTCCTTGTCTAGCTTCCTGGGGCTGCTGGTTGCCTTAGCTTGTGGCTGTGCCACTCCAATTTCTCTCCTGTGGTCTCTGCTCTCTGTTGTCGGTGTTCATTTGATTGCATGTAAGGCTCATCTGAATAACATCTGACGATCTCCCCATACCAGGATCCTTAATGCAGGCACATGTGCAaaactcttttcttcttgttgtatTCCATATAAGGTAGCATTCAAGCAACATTCACAAGTATTGCAGGTATTGGGACACTGATATGTGTATCATTAGAGgtgatgattattattattattataccacaGGTCTTCAGGGACACAAGGACCTCTGAGATCAATTTAAATGTTATGTATTTTCTCTGGGGTTCTTTAGAGTGTTGACTGGGACAATAGCccagaaaaacaattctaaaactCTGTGAGTCCTAAAACCACAAAACATGACTTCAACTCTTTTAAGATAATGTCAAAATTTTAGATAGTAGTATATGCTCAGACCAGGTTTTTATCAGTGTCTGTCATTACATAAAATGAtatctttctttgattcatattgTAATCTTGGAGAACAGTGGTTAAAAACATTCATAGTCCATTTATAACTGTCATTTGAGACCAACACCAGTACAATGCCCAGTacaatgatttcatttctttatgttcttgaaactgttttttttttttccctcctgagaTTAACTGCAAATGTAGACCCTTCTATGTTTTCTGAAGTTCTTACAAAGTCAGATATATTCTTACCTTGAGTAAGGCAGAATAAGTCCTATACACTTCCTATATGCTATTTTATGTCAACAAATCTACTTCCACCATCACCTTTGTACAGAATGATTTTGTCCAGAAAGGTATCCACATGAATGAGGGAAGAGAATGGTATGAAGAACAGAGCACTACTTCCTGGGCTTTCTTTGGGGTGACTGTTGGAGTTTATTAATCCCTTACTTCTTAAAGTACCTcacaatttctatattttattttattgtatgctATATGTATGTATGACTTCCCTATAAACCAATTGTAGCTGTTTTATGTATAGGAAAATTAAACTCCAATATTTTAACTTGACCACCAATAATAAGTATAAAACAAAGAGTATAGACTGAGTCTCCTACATGTCAATCCAgggtcttttacttctttctacCTTTTCACCCAAAATAATTATTGGGATGAAATTCTGAATTAAACAACAATTGAATCACAAAGATTGCCTTTCTGTTTTTTGTGTAAATGTACTTATCATAGAGTTATAGCactgagaaatatgaaaaattatgcatttgaattctgtaattttatagatgaggaatatGAGTTTCAGAGTCTCAATGATTTCCTCAGAGACAATTACTTtgacaaaaataatattatactTATAAAGGGCTTAGACCAATGTCTATTACTATAATGAGCATCTATACATAGTATTGCCAAATTGTAATAACATAAAGAACAATTATTATAGTGaacactattatttttcttgggaAAGATTTCTAACTTAAACTATTAAGTAAGTCCAGTTCTGAGTCAATTATGTTAATATACCATTTATGTGTAAAATTCATTGGAGATCTGTGAATGCTTTTTAATTAACATCCTTAAAGAATGCAGTTTGCAGGTGAAATCCTGGTATTTGTGGTTGTAGGCACAAGATAGGTGATGTGACTCTTATGTACTATGATCTCCTTTGAGAGTGACTCTATTTCAGGAGAATATATTCCTCACTTGTCCCCAAATAAGAAGCACCTTAGGCAGGTGTAATGATGAAACATAGATGAAAGTTGCCTAAGTCATTGAATGACATAAACTATAGTCACAGGAAATGTATAGGAGCAAAGGTAGCATAGTGATTGGGTCCTAGTAATTAAAGATTGGTTCAGAGGGAAGGAGTCCATGGACCATTTTCCTAAGAGTCCTAGAAAATTTGTGACCCAAGCTCTTGGATGGGAAGGGCAAAGGGAACATCTTTTCCTATGTTAACCATTCTGTCCTATGTTAACCACTCTATGGTTCTCGGAATTTGGATTTTCCAAGACAGCAAAATTTCAATAAGGAACTAAATTTGCCTAAAATTTGGTTTGccatttaaataattcaaataaaatacacaaataaatatgcAAGCAACAAAATATGTGCCTATCTACATTAGGATCATATCATAAAATGAGAGAATACTTTGGatcttgaaaacattttcaaaagtaagTGTGACAACCTTAaagacaaaaagttttaaaattgaataaactcagtgtcggggtcttaagcccccttgcccttctcgaccagagGCACGGGAAGGGGAccctccccaacaaggtcagaccaggataggtagggccggctgaccgcctgctcccagccctctgggtggagaacaatcagacgcgtcagggagacccgtctcagcaggaacttgtttattgaggaagttccacagcttttatgtagggtgggggctaggcgggaaccaatcagcttaaaggtcagcaaggcaagggggttcacgcaggcgagagtcccattggactaaatggcaagcacaagctgatcccATTCACCGAACTGTagttaaccaatccctgagggtggtccggtttatctcatgaacctttgaaaccgcctttgagccttgattttgctcactcaccaggaagtaaggagtcagcctgagttagttaacgtgtcattagtcccaacaactcagctttagaaaaattttatatcatCCTTAACCTCTCTCCCACCTTTTGATTTTAActaattaatgaaatattagtcAAGAACCAGCTACTGACTTCTGATTCACTCTGGGAAATCATTGTTCTGATTTCTCTGCATTACGGAATCCTCATCAACAACTGGAGAATATAAAATCAGGAACTTGTTTCACCCCTCTTGAGACAGGTATCACCAGGGAGCTAAGAGCATGATAAGATGATTTTTGAAGAGGGTTATTAAATAGTGATCACTCTGTTAATCTTGGGCTCTGTTGGTCTTGGGGGATTTATATGTGTAGGAGtgtgttttatatttctaatgaGATCCCTAAACTCACTTAACCTTAGATAAAAAGTGCTTTTCATACCACCCTCATGCTTTGCAGATTGGTAAAGCTAAGTGTTATCTGCTTGAGGGTTTGTACTCTTGGATAAatagtttaatgtttttttttttttggccaccCCAACAATTCAGTCTTTGACATATAAATGTGTGCATCAGGCCCTAGGAAAGCACTGGGCTTTGTCAGCCATAAGAGGGATCTGTGACATGAGCAAAGTGATCTGTTTCTAAGAACATCAGTCTCTGTGCAGGATCCAGGTGAGTGTCCAGTTTCTTTTATGGCAATTGTGTCATGTCTGATAGGAGGGCAGTTGGTGACAAGCAACAGTGCCACCCACATGCAACATTTTTACTTTACCCAGGAGCATGTGCTCCACTGTCCTCCAGTTGGTCAGGTCTTCCCTTCTACTTGTCTAGCAGTCCTGGCCTTGTCACTTCTTTATGACTTGGGTCACAGAACCTGTGGGAATAATTCCAGGTTGAATGTGAGCAACGCTGGTGCAGAGGCCTCCCTGGGGTTTCCACAACTCTGAAGCATCTGCTTCCCTGAAGTGCTTCTGGTTTTGGGGTTTATTAGTATTTCTTGTCTCGTACACCAGTCTCCTCCTACAAGTCTCCAAGAGATAAGATACAAAGGAAGCTATGATCCCAGGTAGAGTGTTTATTTTTCACAgaatattaaacataaatttctaatttcttttttatcttgaatAAATATTCTTTGGCCTGTAGGAGAGAGATCAAGGATTCATTCGACCCAAATATCCCTTGTTCATTTGCCACTGACCTCAGAAGCCCTTGCTAGAAGGACCCTCTTTGAAACGAAGAGCCTCCATGTCCCATCTTCTCcaaaaagagacaaaatttaaTGTCTCAGAATTTCCAAATCCAGGGACACAAATGTTAAAAAGCCTGACCAGCCCCAAATGTTTAGcatattttcattattcaaaCCACAGTGAAGGACCTGGGATGAAGAGGAGACTCATGAGTCCATCTTCTCCTTAGGAGGTGGCATTTCCACCTCCCCACATTATGCACCTTTCTATGTTCAACAATATACCACATTAAATTTTGATTAGTGCTTTTAGATAACAAATATCTACATTCATTATTTTAGTCAATCATAACATTCCTTTGAAAAAAGGTACTCTCATTTCCACTTCACAGACTAGAAGAGAGATTTACATCAAATAGCTTGACCACTATTGCAAGCTGGTCAGCAGAGCAGCCAGCCCTTGACCTTATAGCTCTCCTGCCACCGAAACCTTCATGTTTGTTTGCTGGCCAGGGTAGCAGTTCACATTGTTAAGTTCATTTACAATTTTTGTATTCAAGTAGGAATGGGAAGATTTCGGCAGATTTCTTTCCAGTTGGGctatatatagtattttttatttttaaaatttttagattttatttgttctaattagttgtgcatgacagtataatgcatttatacatcctgatgtatcatacataaatagagtgtaatctcttatttttctgattgtacatattgcaggatcacatcgatCATGCAGTCTTACATGtatatgagataataatgtctattttactATATAAAGTATTTAATGTTCACATGTTCACTGTGAACTTGCATGCAGGTGCTGGGAAATGCTTGAATATACATGGACCCctatttgtttcatttgttctttaCCTTTACAGAGCTTCATGGACATTGGAAAAACTAGCTCACAGCTACGGACAAAATGTCTTAAGTGTGTCCATTAAGGATACTATGGGGAAATGTTCTTTCagtcatttttaatgtttactaTTCTGTGGATAATGTCTTCCAAAGCCAGAAATATCTCTTTcactctttttgtattttcttcaagcCCATATCAGCTGTACTTAGAATTATGAGGTGTAGAAGTTTGTGCTGGGTTTCTGCAATTCCTGCTCTGAACCCTTCCTAGATAAGCAGTGTTCTCAGGCTGCTCACCATGCATGAGCCCTAAGCTCAGTTTTTCCCATTATCTAAATTCTCACTTTCCAGGAAAGTGCTTTGAAATCTGGATTTTCTTTAGCATCTAAAAACGTTCACATTTCCTTTTAGGCTCTCATCCTCTCAGTTTTGTGATGAGTTAGATAATGACACTTTTGAAGACATTAATCCATCAGTGAAGTAAACTGTGTCAAAGAGAGACTCTGCCACTATTACCTCCTCAACTCTAGTTTTGACTCTACTCTTCAATATCCTCTGCCTCTATCTTTTAACCATGAAAATAGGGACataatagtaaataatattttagggggttttgaaaaattaaataaaatatggaaagtgTCTGGAAGTAATATACAATCAGTGAGGAAAAAAGAGCAggcaaagaaggaggaaggaaggacaggaggaggaggaagaggaggaggaggaggaggatcat of the Sciurus carolinensis chromosome 11, mSciCar1.2, whole genome shotgun sequence genome contains:
- the LOC124958771 gene encoding olfactory receptor 8D2-like, with protein sequence MQMKMATSNHSSVTDFILEGLTKRPDLQLPLFLLFLGIYVVTVVGNLGMILLIAVSSQLHSPMYYFLSHLSFIDLSYSSVITPKMLVNFVSEKNIISFPECMTQLYVFLSLAIAEGYLLTAMAYDRYVAICSPLLYNVVMSHRVCSIMMAVVYSLGLFGATVHTSRMSLLSFCGSHTVSHYFCDILPLLTLSCSSTRVNKILLFIIGGVNTLAPTLAILISYAFILSSILHIRSTEGRSKAFGTCSSHLMAVGIFFGSITFMYFKPPSSNTMDQEKVSSVFYTTVIPMLNPLIYSLRNKDVKNALRRVVVGRQSS